The DNA window GTTAGTTTATGAGGATAGTTTTCATTCTTAGATGCCTCACATAAGTAATCTAACCATGTTGTAGGGAAATGTCGGGGTCATTAAGTGTCTAAGTGTCGCACTCTTATATGTCTCACGTAAGTAATGTAACCATATCGTGGGAAAATGTCGGGGCCATTAGATGTCTAGGTGTCACACTCTTAGATGCCTCACGTAAGTAATGTAACCATGTCGTAGGAAAATATTAGGGTTATTAGGTGTCGCACTCTTATCCTCACGTAAGTAACATAACCGTGTACCAGGAAAATGTCGGGTCATTAGGTGTCACTCTTTTAGATGCCTCACACACAAATGTCGGGATCATTAGGTATCGAACCCAAATTTTGAATCCTTATTTAAATCTGATATACATGAAACAATTAGTActacatatataaattatcCTTGATGGGTACTCATCGATTCGAGAACTCTTCTCAATTAAAGCAGAAGAAAACCAAGATAGGTACTCATCGTCTCGAGAGTCTGTTTCTTATGAACAACCGACCAACAATCCAACCGTACCATAAAAACTTTTTTCAACACACACAAGTACAACgtaatatacatatattccAACAAAAAACCAACTTAAAACCTTAAAACATACGAACAACACACTGTTCTTGTCATATTTCATAAGTCATTCCAACCCTTAGAAGCCTGGTACGAGGAATCTCAAGAATATTCTCCCCTTGCCTAAAGTTCTTCCTCAAGAAACTATAGGCATAATTCACCACTATCTTCTTAAACAGTGAAGATTCTGGCTCAGCCACCACCTCTGCTTCTCCCAACAGATAAACCACGCCTTTCTCCATTGCTTTCTCTACGAACTGCATCTCTTCTTCTACTGCCCCTCCCGCAGCTATGGCGTTCGATGAGTGCCTCGATTTTGAAGCGTTGAACGACTGAATGGACCCCGATGAGCGCTGTGACTGGCTCGCTACTTCCGCTGCAGTTCCTTCGACGTGCACTGTTGCTGCAGATGAAGAAGAgggttttgcttttgttggTTCTATTTTGCCTGAGTGGCTCTGGTTTGAGGTTGGCTCTAATGGGATCCCTTCCAGCATTATGTGTTCTTGGCGTATGAATTCTTTCAAACTGTCCACCAGCTGCCGCTCGAACTCGGCTGATCCGGTGATCACGTCTTTGTATCCATATCTGCATCGCAATTTAGGAATCAAAACCCGAATGCTACGAACGGATGAATCTAAGtttaatgataattttgttgaggattgttggtgGGAAGTCTCaggttggctaattaaggggttgatcatgggtaaagaggacaatatctgttagcggtgggcagtgggcttgagctgttacaaatggtattagagtcagacacgggacagtgtgccaacgagaacactggcccctaagggggtggattatgagatcccatatcgtttggagaggggaaccaaacattgtttataaaggtgtgaaaacctctccctggctaacgcgttttaaaaccttgaggataagcccgaaagaaaaaactgaAAGAGAcactgttagcggtgggcctgaGCTATGAGtctaaggaatacatctccattagtatgaggtattttgggaagtccaaagcaaagtcataagagcttatgatcaaagtgaacaatatcataccattacggagagtcgtggttcctaacacgatatcagagccatatcaataaaatcctcaaatgttgaacaaagaagttgggaCCCTCAAAAGTGTAGtgaaaagtgactcaagtgtcgaacaaagggtgtactttgttcgagggctccagagaaaggagtcgaacctcaattaaggagagactgttcgagggctccattggtctcaggggaggctctatggtgtattttgttcgagaggaggattATTGAGGATTGATGGTGAGGAGTCCCGTATTTGCTAATtcaggggttgatcatgggtttataagtaagcaTTAGCATAACATACCTGACCACACACCGAAACATTCGATACTCCCTCGGCTCCACGTGCCGAAACAAAAACCGCTCCTTGGGCTCGACTTTGCTGATCGGAATGGACTTGATGGAGACGAAGACGATGACAGAATGAACCGAGGGAATGCTGGAAATGAAGTGAGGGAAGATAGGAGGAATACCCTGAACCAACTCGGAGTAGAGAAGGCCAATTCCAGGAATTCGGTTGACATTAGGGTTACAAGCCAACTCGGTTATGTAGCCAGAGGAGACCTTGTTTTTGAGCTCGAAAACGTATCTCTCCCTATGAACATAGTGCCAAACGATCATGACAGCCATGAGGAAAAGAGCAAGGACGAGGGGGAGAAACCCTCCTTGAGTGAACTTATAGAGGACGGATGAGAAGTAGAGAAGCTCGATGGAGCCGAAGACGAGAAGGAACAAAGCGATCCACCAAATGCTGGTTTTCCAAATGACGATCATGATGAGAGAAACCATGCCAGTGGTCATGATCATGACGGTGACGACGGCGATGCCGTAAGCGTGGCCGATGTTCTCCGTGGTTTGGAAGGCAGCGCTGACGATGACACAAGCCAACATTAGAAGGTAATTGATCTCCGGGATGTAGACTTGGCCTTCGTACTTGTGTGAAGTATGGACGACTTTAACTCTGGGGAAGCAGCCTAAAGACAAGGACTGTGATATTATTGCAAATGCTCCTGAGATCATTGCTTGGCTTGCTATGATTGATGCCGCCACCGCAACTACGAACGTTGGCCAGTACAAAGGACCTACAGCCATTCAGAGGAATTAGTTGAGAAATTagtagggtttagggtttacaggtttagggtttagggtttccctcaaggttttcacacccttgtaaacaATAtcggtgtccacccctttcggggttCAGCGTACTCACTAGCACATCattcagtgtctggctctggtGCCATTTGAAATAGTACAAGCACACTTcactcaagatttttaaaatgggtcggCTAGGAaaatgttttcacacccttgtaaaaaatgcTTTTCGTTTcgttctccaaccaatgtaggatctcacgtGTTATCTCGTCATTTTATTAACCATTTATGANaaaaaaaaacttaaatgaaGTAAGCAGCTGACCTGGAATTGAATCGTAGAAAGTATTGCCGACGTGGCCCGGGAATTTTCTTAGATATGCAGCTTGCCCACTGTAGGCAGCTATCAAAGCAGGGAATACGATAGAACCGAAACTAATCTGCAAAATtgtaaattacaagtttaattTAGATCTGATCTTTCGAATCAATTCGGACTACACAACACAAACCATAAATATTGGgttgaattatatattttttcagttGGTTGAATTTTCGAAAAACCCAGAATTCGGGTCAATTCACGGGttgacttttttcttttttgccaGGTCAACCTAGAAACACAGTTTACAACCCAACCCTATTTTTGACATTTGTCACACTAACGTGTTATGACTtgtaattttagttattaatatacaaataattaaaagaaaaagaacaaccaGACAATCTAACTCAACACAACCCAAAACAGagagttgggttgtgaactctatttggTTTCTTCGGGTCATCAACACAATCAATCCAAAAATTCGAGTTTGTCTAACAGATTTctcaaacccaacccaacccaacccaactcaatctgTACAGCCCTGATCTAGTCGCTTACCTGAATAGCCCGGACATTAAAGTGACCCAAATCGGCAAACATGGCTTCAGTTCCTATACACCATATGAACATGAATTCAAAACTTAGGAAAATTAGTCAAAGGAGTGACAAAAAAGTCAACaaaagtagagagagagagagagagagagagagagagagagagagagagagagaaggaccTGTAATGCAAAGAAAAACTCCACCAAGGGAAACCCAAGCTTGGCTGccatttcttttgaagtaatCAAAGATATATTTAGGGTTAAAAGCTTTGAGAACGGCAGGGTCATGCTTGAACAAGTTGAAGAGGCCAATGCCACCAATGAATGAAAACCATATAAAGATTATTGGGGCAAACGAGAACCCCACTTTGTCTGTTCCAAATCGTTGAATGCTGAACAGGATCACAAGAATTGCTACTGATATCCCCACAACCGCATCTGTGTACGATTTTAATTCGTCACTTTCCCGAACGATCAAGTTAGCAATATTCATTCGTCGTCGGGTATGTTAAGATACCAtctattcttaaaattagttAGCTTTGGACGACTTTTATACTCAAAAGTTTAACGTGatgacattttaaatttatgattaaatttgATACTCgacaaacattaaaaaaaaaaaaaaaaatggtttgtaCCTGTCCCTAGTGATTTGATTCCACTCACGGCCGAGAGCACTGcacaaatcaaagaatattgtTAATTATAGTTAGAATAtagttaattataattatgtaACGGTTTGCTAATCATTTTGAAATGTCTATGGGACGAGGTGAGATAGAGAATTCTTCCCCGTCAACTTCCTTGTTTCAATCTTTGTTTCTgcaaaattctctatttatttttataaataaaatgaaatatttttctcaatttttttctaatataaattttattaaaaaaataaataaaatatcagatgtaataatattttgtaataaaaaatattatgtatATGTTGTACAGCCCCTGATGGATCcaaatccaataaaaaaaaaacatcaattcatctctttctttcctgtGAGAGAGAACAAATAACATAACTGTTATAAGGGGTGATTTGACAACAAAAGCAACAAAAAATCcgatataaatattatttccaGTGCTATAGGATACGATTGATTAGTCgatgtttcaaaatttaaagttgttcaTTAGAACCATATACCGATACCCAAAACTCCCCGAAATGCGTTGAGGCGCAGCAGTTGACTGGACATCCATCTAGGGGTTCGATGCGCGCCGCcaccataaattttaaaattttaaaatttaatattacaatatagtcttaaaccctaaaattgaacaaatttattcaaataaaccGAAACTATAAGGACGGGATAAGATGAGATGAGGCAACAAATTGGGTGGAAGATTGGAATATAATCTAATCTCTGGCCTAACTCACGAAAAGAAATCTCTCTCAGATCCAGCTCCTATTCTCTACTCGGAGGCCATGATCAGTAAACATCTCTATTTacagttaaaataaaaaatttaattttttaatatatacctcGTTATAACACATATATCTttaacaaagaaatgaaaaatttgaattcgGGAACAAGAACTAGAAccagaacaagaacaagaacaaaaagagtATAACGGATACCTGAGATAGCGGGAGTGAGAACCCCATCTCCAATAACCATGGAAGTCCCAGCAATGGTGAGAAGAAAAAGGGCAACCTTTGCAAACATACTGTTCTCAAGCTTCTCCTTCACTTTCTGAGACCGTCTCAGGTTGGAAGGCACGACCAGCTGGTAATTGGACAGTTCCCTGTCCTCTGGCTGGTCATTTGGAATCAATCCCACTTTCACGTAGCGGCACAGCAGCGAATATAGAGCGAACGTCCCACCGTCGCCGTTGTCATTCGCCCACAACACAATCAAAACGTACTTCAATAATGGAACCAACGCTATGGTGTAGATTATAAGCGACAGAACTCCGATCACGTCCTCCGTGTTGTCGATGCCGTTGCTGAAAGTGCTCGCAAACACGTACAACGGTGATGTTCCGATGTCGCCGTACACTACTCCCATGCTCTGAAACGCCAAGCTCAAAGTCCTTTGCCAATTCACCTAATACCCATAATAATAGATTATCGGGacgatcatgggtttataaacaagaaTTATTATCTTTATTGGTAACGAGACATTTTGacaaaaccaaaagtaaagccatgaaaaTTTATACTATTGTTgaggttcgtgatttctaacatgatatcaaaatcatgcccttaacttagtcatgtgaatagaatcttcaagtatcgaacaaatgatgtactttgttcgaacgCTCTAGAGAAacgagtcgagcctcaattgaGGTGAGATTGTTCgtgggctccataggcctcaaagGAGCTCTATGATACCCTTTGTAGAAGGTTATgcttaaaatggacaatattatactattgtggagattcgtgattcttaacactaaatttaatcttttatctttaaattcgTTACCCTATAAGGTTGATGAGCGGTGGCGACCGGAATCCTTCCGGCCTCGAGATTGAGGGAGTCGACACGGCGGAGGGTGGCCCATGAAGGCTTTCGGCTACCCAAGTTGTTGTTGCCTACGCCCACTTTGTCGTCGGCCATTGTCTTTCACTGGCTTGTGTGTGGCTTCTTGTTGTTggcattcaaatttataatgaaCAGAATCAGCTGGAAAAGGCCAAAAAGGCAGTTTTTAGGATTAGTTTAGTAGCAATTATTAGGTTGGATTAgtcatatattatatgatcatccaatgaaattgaaagtcaACTATATGATTTGATAGATACGTGTTAATTACTCTAATATAAATCTTTGACTTAAAAGGGTTGTGATTCATGGGATGACCTTTGACATACTAGGATTAATAAGTTAAGACatcattaattaatcataaatCATTCTAGGATTCAACGAACTTGCAcgaattttaagaaattatttgcttattttattcaaatatatttttttaaaatatttgttttcatgTACCTCCAAAATAAGCGTCCCGAAATGATATTTAACTCCGTTtctaaaaaatgaagtttTCCTAActctttttaaactttttttaatattttttttctaacttttGCTCTTTTCCCTCCCGGGACACTCCATCATGCCTTATTCCTCTTGGTGATGACAATGATGACAAGAACGAGCGAAGTTAGTTCTTGTTCCTTCGAGAAATGTTGTCTGGTGGCAATGTGTGACGTTTTTCCAAACATAGAACGAATTTGGTATAGAGGAAGTGAGACAGTGAGAGAGAACGAGAGTGTGAGGGAATGAGATGAAAAACTCGTGAGAGAGACGTGCATAGAGAGCAAGAGCGAGAAAAGCAAAAATTAACGTGGATCCCCTATATTCTCCATTCCTCCTACCTCATCGTCTCATCCCGTTCCATTTTCCCCATCTACTAGGATTTATCTCCGTGGATTTACaaagttgactttttttttcttgcattcAACAATTATAGGGTGAGAGATCAAATCTTGATACTCTAATCATTGAGCTATGCTCGAGTTAACTCAAAATTGACGATTCTCTACTTGGAAAGATTCtataatagcccaagctcaccattaacaaatattgtctgttttggtccgttacgtatggTCGTTAgtctcgaggttttaaaacgcgtccactagggagaggtttctacacccttataaggaatgtgttttcccctctccaacctatgtaggatctcacaatccactccctttgggagACCAACgtcttttaaaaccgtgaggttaacgacgatacgtaacggacaaagcgaacaatatctgctagaggtaggcttgaaccgttacaaatggtataagagctagCTATCAGGCAATGCGAGACACTGATCGGAGTAGCGCTAGACTCTCTCTATAGGaaaaacgttttaaaacggtgaggttgacgacgatatataataagtcaaaacagacaatatgtacatatttatgttaaaattagaggaaaaaatatatattatttagtaaaatttgaaaatggtataaaataaatataaaaatagaaaatataaaagaaaaacagacttgataaaataatttatttaaaatgtaaaagtcaaatatgaGAAACATGGAGTCCCCATTTGCTCGCTTTCAAAGCCTCAACGATACGGACAGCAAAAATCATTACCattaaattatcattaaataatgacaattattaacaataatgcatttaattataacattttaattgGGATTGGAATCTTAATCcaattaatatgaaataaatcaGCCACCTAAACTCACCTAAAATTATaccatttaattttcaaaatatttttaaaatatctttaaattttaaattctcattaatattttcaaattattttaatttttttataaaaaaaatacatttatcattaatatacACCGCTtgatcataatattttttgtgACCATTCAACATGTTAGAAGGACTCGTGTTTGTTTATGGGAATAATCTTCAGTCTTAGAAGCAATGAGTAAGTAATGTCGGACCATCAGATGCCGAATCTagatttcaaaaattaaaccGAACGCAGGAGAATGTCGAAGTCATCGTGTACCGAATTAAACTGaacaaaatatacaaatacatggatttaattagatattttgaaattaaattaactaaattatacgaaattaaacaaattaaacgaatttaaattcaaacctacaaaataaatattaaagtaaAAGTCATGATTGTTGGATGTTGGACATGGACAACAAAATtgattatcatttatttttttattaaattacgCCAATTATTAACAATAATGCATCAATTTGGTAATTTAAATTGGGATTTGGAATGTAATTGGACAAGGGagttgaataatttaaatatttatttaatttatttggtaaTTCTTGTTCAAcaaatgatatattatttgtttttaaacaataattgCACATTtgtatgaataaaatatttaatattattgcaTAATTAATGATGTCATAAAaacaatttgtttaataatatatGCGGAGAAAGTTAATAATAAAGGCATGGATTTATATGTTCAATTTAGAATAAGAAATGACAACAATGTTGTAACGAAACATCGATGTAAATTTAAGTACGGGAATGAAAACTCTAAACTACATATAGACTACGAAACAGTGCATACTGCTATTTAAGCTTAGTTTTTATGGCTATTCCAGCATCACCGCCATTCGTGCAGAAGTGCTTTACTTTGAactgaaatataaaagtagcacgtggtttgagtattttaagaaatatttagaaGTAACCCTACTATTGAGGTTAGGCAATGCAATCACACACAAACATGATGGATCATATCcgttttaaaataacataacatGACCTTAAGCTCTTTCTAGTTCGAGCAGGGTTGAATGTGtggtacttctctacacagcCCGTGCATGTGGATCTACCAGGCGGCTCATTTACATACCCGTGAACCTGgcttgttatatatatatatatgggttGAATTGGGAATTTCACCTTCTAGGAACATGCTTAGCATATGCAACCAATTATTAAGGTTATTATAtagaactatatatatagtcaaCATAATctaagttatttattttatttatctcaaaatatttcaaccataaatattattgaattttaaaaatacNAAGTTCGACttcaatgaaaaattaaaacgaATCATCCAACTACATATCTTTATGGACCAAGAACTACGAGATAGTCCTATGCTTTCTTGgaattgaatttcttctttattttagcgaaaaaaaattaatagaaataattttaaatttaaaagtgacAAAATGGAACCCATAAAGATTGGTATTTAATATTCctaactaaatatttttaaatctcaaaaactaaaagaaaaaaagaaaaaagagaaaaagggggaaaaagagTTTACTTtcttatataattatttaataaatggaCAGGTACGGAAGTTGATCCTAGGATGTCCTGTGGTGTGTACCTAAAAACTTGTTggttttatgtattttttatatttatttaaggaaTAAATTCCGAATATCAGCAATATAATCtttaattgtaaataaaaaaataaattaaaaaaaaagtcaatatgtttttgtttcttttgtagaCATTTACTCAAAAACCCATGGGTATTCATGGGTATTCGGGTTCGGACTCGGATCAGACCCAAAAATCCAGTCTTGAGCCCACCTTGCCTCTTCCAGTGCCTCTGGCCCACAATCTTGTTTTCGGCCCATTGGCTTCCTTGAGCCCAGAATGCGAGCCCACACCACCATTCCTTTGGGTCGCATGCATCTTCAAGTCTACGTACAAGCTCGGCCCAACCTCAGACGCTCAGCGCTCAAGTCACCCGCGCGCTCCATCAGTATACCCGACCTGCGCACACGCTTGCCCCGTAATTGATCCGTCTACCCCCAACGACCCAACGACCCACGACCCTCAGTCTAAGGCTCGATGTGGCTCCAACTCGGCTCCGACGGTTTATTCGGCTCGGGTTACATGTTTTAAGCCCCGTTCGACATTTTTAGACCATTTCCTACTGCCACATTATATAGCGTATACTTCCGTTCTTATATTTTGCTTTTAGTAGATCTAAGCTTAACCCTATTGATTTCTCGTTTGCTCGAGATTTGAACCgcaattaaatttatatgggTAAGAGTGAATCTTATCTTATGAAATTATGTTCTCAACTTATTACTTGGTCGAATCATTCTACTTGGTAAATCGAGTCTTTCAAATTCATTGTATATGATATCAACTCGaatgtctccacatgaatcATGTGGATCAAATCATTCGAACTAGGTCATATCAATAGTATAATCCAACAATTCCAGAGTTTGGTGGTAggatatatattatattaataactaaaatctcataaacttcaaatatcaaatacttACCCGTCACAACACATCAAACATCTGTTACAAACGTTaaacattcttaatttttttttaaaaaatagggtAGAGTCGGGTTGCAACTCAATTTTCAAGTGGGTCGGATTAaccccacaaaaaaaaaaaaaaaaaaaaaaaaaaacaaaaaaaaaaaaaaaaaaaaaaaaaaaaaaaaaaaaaaaaaaaaaaaaaaaaaaaaNNNNNNNNNNNNNNNNNNNNNNNNNNNNNNNNNNNNNNNNNNNNNNNNNNNNNNNNNNNNNNNNNNNNNNNNNNNNNNNNNNNNNNNNNNNNNNNNNNNNNNNNNNNNNNNNNNNNNNNNNNNNNNNNNNNNNNNNNNNNNNNNNNNNNNNNNNNNNNNNNNNNNNaaaaaaaaaaaaaaaaaaaaaaaaaaaaaacccgcaaaccaaattgaattttcgtctttctaaaaattcaattctaaCCCAAaccggaaaaaaaaaatctaatcttACTCCATTTTTACAATTTAGGTTGGATAGATTGAATTAGTCGGATTATCAGATCATATGTACACTCCGAACCTCGAATATGAAGTTTATtcgaatatattattattattattattgggatAAGTCTTAATATAGGAACCAATAAAGTGTATAAAtccaaatatgaaaaaagaaaaaaaaaaaaatgagaacgTGTGAGAGATAATTGAAGTAATTGTTTAATCACAATCTTGAACAATTGTTACAAGCACACACACAGAGTGAGCAGTAGCCATAGATTACTATACTGATAacctccaaaaataaatatatttatatatatataatatatatataacacgTCATCAGACAGTTTCTGAGCTTGAGTGCCGCCATTCcattcaaaaaggaaaaacaaaaacacacaaaCCTCTTGTACCTTAAACAACATTAAACTCACAAATTAGAAAATCATGACATTTATTCAGCTCAGTAGAAGTAATTGGACGATGAACCGAATCCAAACGCGTCGTTATTGGTGTCGGGGAAGGGCGGCAAAGGCGTGTTCGAATCGAAGCCgataaaagaggaagaagatgaagaggacCAATCAATCATGGTGGCACAATCGTTATAGGAAGAAGAAGCGTCGGGTGGAAGCGGGGGGAGCTCGGCGTTGTGGTGTGGGATACCGGTGTCCATGAAGGCGGTGACGGGTTGATAAGAGTCGGTGTCGGGGAGCCAGTCGTTTCCGGGGAATGAGGTGGCAGTGAACGGGTCGTCGTGAAGGGTGAAGCAAAGgtggttgggttgggtttgggGGAGGGAGGTTGGGGTTGGGGTTGGGGTTGGAGGGAAGAGTTGGGAGTCATCAGGGGAGATAATGGTGGTGACGGATGAGCCATGAGGCATGTCGGAGTAGACAAAGTTGGTGCGAGCTTTGGAGCCACGCATGGAGCGAGCGGCACGGTCGTAGGCCAAGGCAGCCTCCTCGGCAGTGTCAAAGGTGCCAAGCCAATGCCTTTCTTTGGTAGATGGGTCTCGAATTTCAGCGGCGTATCGGCCCCATGGGCGTCGTCGAACGCCTAGAAACCTTGTGGGCTCTTGTGGGTGTGGGTGCTGTGAGTGTTGGTCATGGTGCTTTCTTCTTGGCTTGGATGGGGAAGGGGAGTTGGTGTTGGAGTTCTTGAAGTCCATGGAAAAAGGTgagaaagggagagagagagaagggaatgagtgttGTAGGGCTTGTTTTAGGGGAGTTGCATGTTGGTGTGGGTATAAATAACCCAAATTTGtggaataatatattatatcatgTTTTATTACCCAAAATGAATGAGGAAAACTCCATAGGAGTAGGGGCCCTACTAACTTTGCATCATAATTGGTTCTCTATAAATCAAACATATGTAAAAAGGGGTTT is part of the Cucurbita pepo subsp. pepo cultivar mu-cu-16 chromosome LG03, ASM280686v2, whole genome shotgun sequence genome and encodes:
- the LOC111791732 gene encoding ethylene-responsive transcription factor LEP-like produces the protein MDFKNSNTNSPSPSKPRRKHHDQHSQHPHPQEPTRFLGVRRRPWGRYAAEIRDPSTKERHWLGTFDTAEEAALAYDRAARSMRGSKARTNFVYSDMPHGSSVTTIISPDDSQLFPPTPTPTPTSLPQTQPNHLCFTLHDDPFTATSFPGNDWLPDTDSYQPVTAFMDTGIPHHNAELPPLPPDASSSYNDCATMIDWSSSSSSSFIGFDSNTPLPPFPDTNNDAFGFGSSSNYFY
- the LOC111791731 gene encoding potassium transporter 5 — its product is MADDKVGVGNNNLGSRKPSWATLRRVDSLNLEAGRIPVATAHQPYRVNWQRTLSLAFQSMGVVYGDIGTSPLYVFASTFSNGIDNTEDVIGVLSLIIYTIALVPLLKYVLIVLWANDNGDGGTFALYSLLCRYVKVGLIPNDQPEDRELSNYQLVVPSNLRRSQKVKEKLENSMFAKVALFLLTIAGTSMVIGDGVLTPAISVLSAVSGIKSLGTDAVVGISVAILVILFSIQRFGTDKVGFSFAPIIFIWFSFIGGIGLFNLFKHDPAVLKAFNPKYIFDYFKRNGSQAWVSLGGVFLCITGTEAMFADLGHFNVRAIQISFGSIVFPALIAAYSGQAAYLRKFPGHVGNTFYDSIPGPLYWPTFVVAVAASIIASQAMISGAFAIISQSLSLGCFPRVKVVHTSHKYEGQVYIPEINYLLMLACVIVSAAFQTTENIGHAYGIAVVTVMIMTTGMVSLIMIVIWKTSIWWIALFLLVFGSIELLYFSSVLYKFTQGGFLPLVLALFLMAVMIVWHYVHRERYVFELKNKVSSGYITELACNPNVNRIPGIGLLYSELVQGIPPIFPHFISSIPSVHSVIVFVSIKSIPISKVEPKERFLFRHVEPREYRMFRCVVRYGYKDVITGSAEFERQLVDSLKEFIRQEHIMLEGIPLEPTSNQSHSGKIEPTKAKPSSSSAATVHVEGTAAEVASQSQRSSGSIQSFNASKSRHSSNAIAAGGAVEEEMQFVEKAMEKGVVYLLGEAEVVAEPESSLFKKIVVNYAYSFLRKNFRQGENILEIPRTRLLRVGMTYEI